A region from the Geobacillus vulcani PSS1 genome encodes:
- a CDS encoding alpha/beta hydrolase: protein MSEQYPVLPGAEPFYAEHGPVGVLLVHGFTGTPHSMRPLAEAYAKAGYTVCLPRLKGHGTHYEDMERTTFHDWIASVEEGYEWLKQRCQTIFVTGLSMGGTLTLYLAEQHPEIRGIVPINAAIDIPAIRAGLTAGGEVPRYLDSIGSDLKNPDVKELAYEKTPTASLLQLAQLMEQVKNELGRITCPALIFVSDEDHVVPPENADIIFQGIPSTEKEIVRLRNSYHVATLDYDQSIIIERSLKFFSKHAN from the coding sequence ATGAGCGAACAATACCCGGTGCTCCCTGGCGCCGAGCCGTTTTACGCCGAACATGGGCCGGTCGGGGTGTTGCTCGTGCACGGATTCACGGGCACGCCCCACAGCATGCGTCCGCTCGCTGAAGCGTACGCGAAAGCCGGCTATACCGTTTGCCTGCCGCGCTTAAAAGGGCACGGAACGCATTACGAAGACATGGAGCGGACGACGTTCCACGATTGGATTGCCTCGGTCGAAGAAGGATATGAATGGCTGAAACAACGATGCCAAACCATTTTTGTCACCGGGCTGTCGATGGGCGGGACGCTCACGCTTTATTTGGCGGAACAGCACCCGGAAATCCGCGGCATCGTGCCGATCAACGCCGCCATCGATATTCCGGCCATCCGCGCTGGTCTGACGGCCGGGGGCGAGGTGCCGCGGTATCTTGATTCCATCGGTTCGGATTTGAAAAATCCAGATGTCAAAGAGCTGGCGTACGAAAAAACGCCGACGGCGTCGCTTCTTCAGCTGGCTCAATTGATGGAGCAAGTGAAAAACGAGCTCGGACGCATCACCTGCCCGGCGCTGATTTTCGTTTCCGATGAAGACCATGTCGTGCCGCCCGAAAACGCCGACATCATTTTTCAAGGCATTCCATCGACGGAGAAAGAAATCGTCCGACTCCGAAACAGCTATCACGTGGCGACGCTTGACTACGATCAATCCATCATTATCGAACGATCACTCAAATTTTTCTCCAAGCATGCCAACTAA
- a CDS encoding tetratricopeptide repeat protein — translation MTIEQISLLVQEKRIIEALDKIKPHLENVGLFEWRSLMASWNAIEPFRTFVRLFDYALMYRHSGLVARYAHRKFNTLQTLAWVCDEWLENRRPLDVEEALVPRLTEALEGRVKEPRESIARAAFALVRALLDMQRIDEAREWMDVVARYETVPMHDKWGYFYIETGDRKRAEQAVRAGMDDPERGDMCYLLLSDLYALDGRHQEALAVLEEGKRRFPQVLAFYAERVRRLRDVRAYREALAAMDELDRLNPLHMHRRYFTHLRAELHYRLGEWEKLESLVKAEPQLEKTPYARALGRQSKRAVVLPLVPVVQKHNYCVPASLEMMLRLLGSPRTQDEVAQHIFDVRGSKLSTTVRYLEDLGFTCRFFIGSPLRWKRLIDEGVPVLLSVDYEQSSHVQVLFGYDERLEAFYVQDPNLFDPFVVSEDELAKWYAGTHYLSIVALPREKAALAAELPEEEDRYFRELHALAEKMDEDEQAHFAAFVAFLRKHEHIPYTWLYVMKHFSSDEAKPLVLDYTGRVLSEYPEHNDLLLMAAKAYVYTQEMEQAEDVLKRVKGKAQSPIYHYLRGRIAFFASRYEEAARYFRASLQLDTDQPEVWSYWGLASAYAGQIEKGLVSSRVAVSLYPGDLFIETNHGVLLFYAKRFAEARDWFDHLVRRERRDAQLWYERARCDQELGRRRKAERGFCVAKTLDPQEPYPYLMLADLYHDAGDREKAKTVLEEGLAAAWRLAPLYVRLGDLYMEEGEAERAVSCYEEAIRHDSEDVFAHLGLAAALAERGDAEAARRYVIEQRTRFADNSEYCLNAGRWLVAHGFAEEEEERNTALSLLEEGLRLAEFDAEEAYEFYLELLTTPILFERGRTFLEQLVSTRPKLASAYSALGVLYERQGRPSKAMEVYREAAAMGHALSFFRLAELCASLGRYEEAKQHYEACLKADPSFAPCHFRLAALYEAEGNEERQHAHLLQAVRLAPLRVDIEQLAAIIEPSALLQALADTRPHAGEAWYYDSLGYVYEALGRRDQEKTAVEKALALAPDDREVLRHWAHVLGRQGCTKEAVKLLEQLIARYPDDESLYPAYVALFPKTMRGLGKLRHRLERLKTSCEAKSVIYRNAAASLLPYLEEERNENDEPVRWWTKAKEWMGRFSLFSIVIDLYEEAIRLNPSHAEAYGQLARLYAAIELEDDAVKTWRKALARVWDPSLAREFVEHLLKADEEKKRQEAKRWLERLVADDPDDIELRVWQAVVWLQEGQHEKAERQLQEIVAEEPLAREALMLLGEQYRETGRVQEAASLWERYADWYPEDEEFHMHLAAAYEAAGFIDQALAAIERCVHAAKDARLRYERARYLALLGRFDEAKQELEEALAADESGELAMLAADEPVFHPLGRT, via the coding sequence ATGACGATTGAACAAATTTCGTTGCTCGTTCAAGAAAAGAGAATTATAGAGGCGCTTGACAAAATAAAACCGCATTTGGAAAACGTAGGATTATTCGAGTGGCGGTCGCTCATGGCGTCATGGAATGCGATCGAACCGTTTCGGACGTTCGTCCGGTTGTTTGATTATGCGCTCATGTACCGGCATAGCGGGCTTGTCGCGCGGTACGCCCACCGGAAGTTCAACACGCTGCAGACGCTCGCTTGGGTGTGCGACGAGTGGCTCGAGAACCGCCGGCCGCTCGATGTGGAAGAAGCGCTTGTCCCGCGCCTTACAGAAGCGCTCGAAGGCCGGGTGAAGGAGCCGAGGGAATCGATCGCCCGGGCGGCGTTTGCGTTGGTGCGCGCTTTGCTCGATATGCAGCGGATCGATGAGGCGCGGGAATGGATGGATGTGGTTGCCCGCTATGAGACGGTGCCGATGCATGACAAGTGGGGCTACTTTTATATCGAGACCGGCGACCGGAAGCGCGCCGAACAGGCGGTTCGCGCTGGGATGGATGATCCGGAGCGCGGCGATATGTGCTATTTGTTGCTTTCGGATTTGTACGCTCTGGATGGCCGTCATCAAGAGGCGCTTGCCGTTTTGGAGGAAGGAAAGCGACGCTTTCCGCAAGTGTTGGCGTTTTACGCTGAGCGTGTACGCCGCCTGCGCGATGTGCGCGCCTACCGCGAGGCGCTCGCGGCGATGGATGAACTTGACCGCCTGAATCCGCTTCATATGCATCGCCGCTATTTTACTCATTTGCGCGCAGAGCTGCATTATCGGCTTGGGGAGTGGGAGAAACTTGAATCGCTTGTGAAAGCGGAGCCGCAGCTTGAAAAAACGCCGTACGCCCGCGCGCTTGGGCGGCAAAGTAAACGGGCGGTGGTGCTGCCGCTTGTGCCGGTCGTGCAAAAGCATAACTATTGCGTGCCGGCGAGTTTGGAAATGATGCTTCGATTGCTTGGATCTCCCCGCACGCAGGATGAAGTGGCCCAACATATTTTTGATGTCCGTGGATCAAAATTGTCCACGACGGTTCGATATTTGGAGGATCTTGGATTTACTTGCCGTTTTTTTATTGGTTCGCCGTTGCGTTGGAAACGGTTGATTGACGAAGGCGTTCCGGTGCTGTTAAGCGTCGATTATGAACAGTCATCGCACGTGCAGGTGCTCTTTGGCTATGACGAGCGGCTCGAGGCGTTTTACGTGCAAGATCCCAATTTATTCGATCCGTTTGTCGTTTCTGAGGACGAGCTTGCCAAATGGTATGCAGGGACGCATTATTTGTCGATTGTTGCGCTTCCCCGGGAAAAAGCGGCGCTCGCCGCCGAGCTCCCCGAAGAGGAAGACCGCTATTTCCGCGAATTGCACGCGTTAGCCGAAAAGATGGATGAGGACGAACAGGCGCATTTCGCCGCGTTTGTCGCCTTTTTGCGCAAGCATGAGCACATCCCGTACACATGGCTGTATGTCATGAAGCATTTTAGCAGCGATGAGGCGAAGCCGCTTGTGTTGGATTACACAGGGCGCGTCTTGAGCGAGTATCCCGAACATAACGACTTGCTGCTGATGGCGGCGAAAGCGTACGTTTACACACAAGAAATGGAGCAGGCTGAAGACGTGCTCAAACGGGTGAAAGGAAAGGCGCAAAGCCCGATTTACCATTATTTGCGCGGCCGAATCGCTTTTTTTGCCAGCCGTTACGAAGAGGCGGCCCGCTATTTTCGCGCCTCGCTCCAGCTTGATACGGACCAACCGGAAGTATGGAGCTATTGGGGGCTTGCCTCGGCGTACGCCGGCCAGATCGAGAAAGGGCTTGTCTCTTCGCGCGTGGCGGTCAGCCTGTATCCAGGCGATTTGTTTATCGAAACGAACCATGGTGTACTGTTGTTCTACGCGAAGCGGTTCGCGGAAGCGCGCGACTGGTTTGACCACCTTGTTCGCCGTGAACGGCGGGATGCCCAGCTTTGGTATGAGCGGGCCCGCTGCGATCAGGAGCTCGGCCGCCGACGCAAGGCGGAACGCGGTTTTTGCGTCGCCAAAACGCTTGACCCGCAGGAACCGTATCCGTATTTGATGTTGGCCGACTTGTATCATGACGCCGGCGATCGGGAAAAAGCGAAAACGGTGCTGGAAGAGGGATTGGCCGCCGCCTGGCGGTTGGCGCCGCTTTACGTCCGCCTTGGCGATCTCTATATGGAGGAAGGAGAGGCGGAACGAGCCGTTTCGTGTTACGAAGAAGCGATCCGCCACGATAGTGAGGACGTGTTCGCCCATCTCGGCTTGGCGGCCGCCCTTGCTGAGCGTGGCGATGCGGAAGCGGCGCGTCGGTATGTAATCGAGCAGCGCACTCGTTTTGCCGACAACAGCGAATATTGCCTCAATGCGGGAAGATGGCTTGTCGCCCATGGCTTCGCCGAGGAAGAGGAAGAGCGGAACACAGCGCTTTCGTTGTTGGAGGAAGGGTTGCGCCTTGCCGAGTTTGATGCGGAAGAAGCGTATGAGTTTTATCTTGAGCTGTTGACAACGCCGATTCTTTTCGAACGCGGACGGACATTTTTGGAGCAGCTTGTGTCGACACGCCCGAAACTCGCTTCGGCCTATTCCGCCCTTGGCGTCCTTTATGAACGGCAAGGACGGCCGTCCAAAGCCATGGAGGTTTACCGGGAAGCCGCCGCCATGGGCCATGCGCTTTCCTTCTTCCGGCTGGCGGAGCTGTGCGCCTCGCTTGGCCGCTACGAAGAGGCGAAACAACATTATGAAGCGTGTCTCAAAGCCGATCCGTCGTTCGCCCCCTGCCATTTTCGCTTAGCTGCGCTCTATGAGGCGGAGGGAAACGAAGAGCGGCAGCACGCGCATTTGCTTCAGGCGGTTCGTCTTGCCCCGCTGCGTGTGGATATCGAACAACTCGCAGCGATCATAGAGCCTTCAGCGCTGCTTCAGGCATTGGCCGATACCCGTCCGCATGCAGGTGAGGCTTGGTATTATGACAGCCTCGGATACGTCTATGAAGCGCTCGGACGCCGCGATCAAGAAAAGACGGCGGTCGAGAAGGCGCTTGCCCTTGCGCCGGATGACCGTGAAGTGCTCCGGCATTGGGCCCATGTGCTCGGCCGGCAAGGGTGCACAAAAGAGGCGGTCAAGCTGCTTGAACAGCTGATCGCTCGGTATCCTGACGACGAATCGTTGTATCCGGCGTACGTCGCTCTGTTTCCGAAAACGATGCGCGGTTTAGGGAAGCTTCGCCATCGGTTGGAGCGGCTAAAGACAAGCTGCGAGGCGAAAAGCGTTATTTATCGGAACGCGGCCGCCTCTCTCCTTCCGTATTTGGAAGAGGAACGGAACGAAAACGACGAGCCGGTGCGGTGGTGGACAAAAGCGAAAGAATGGATGGGCAGGTTTTCCTTGTTTTCGATCGTCATTGATTTGTATGAGGAGGCGATTCGCCTCAATCCCAGCCATGCGGAAGCCTATGGGCAGCTCGCCCGCCTTTATGCGGCGATCGAGCTGGAGGACGATGCCGTCAAAACGTGGCGCAAAGCGCTTGCCCGCGTTTGGGATCCTTCATTGGCGCGTGAATTCGTCGAACACTTGTTGAAGGCCGATGAGGAGAAAAAGCGCCAAGAGGCCAAGCGGTGGCTTGAGCGGCTAGTGGCTGATGACCCGGACGATATCGAACTGCGCGTGTGGCAGGCGGTCGTTTGGCTTCAAGAAGGGCAGCACGAGAAAGCTGAGCGGCAGCTGCAGGAGATCGTGGCGGAAGAACCGCTCGCCCGTGAGGCGCTCATGTTGCTTGGCGAACAGTATCGGGAAACGGGGCGCGTTCAAGAAGCGGCGTCGCTTTGGGAGCGCTACGCTGATTGGTACCCCGAGGACGAAGAATTTCATATGCACCTGGCGGCTGCTTATGAAGCGGCAGGGTTCATCGATCAGGCGCTCGCGGCAATTGAACGGTGCGTCCACGCGGCTAAAGATGCTCGACTTCGCTATGAACGAGCCCGCTATCTCGCGCTGCTTGGGCGCTTCGATGAGGCGAAGCAAGAGCTTGAGGAGGCGTTAGCGGCCGATGAAAGCGGAGAGCTTGCCATGTTGGCGGCTGACGAACCGGTGTTTCACCCCTTGGGGAGAACGTGA